Proteins from one Phaenicophaeus curvirostris isolate KB17595 chromosome 18, BPBGC_Pcur_1.0, whole genome shotgun sequence genomic window:
- the DUSP15 gene encoding dual specificity protein phosphatase 15 isoform X2, with translation MGNGMSQILPGLYLGNFIDAKDLEQLSRNKITHIVSIHESPQPLLQDITYLRIPLPDTPEANIKRHFKECISFIHQCRLHGGNCLVHCLAGISRSTTVVVAYIMAVTELSFQEVLEAVRTIRPVANPNPGFRQQLAEFGGSAARKVRRHLKQRYGASPFNDEEEIRSLLPAGRGGPSRREGALQGLVPRARDIRSTTPFLLRVKRTFSCIPACLK, from the exons ATGGGAAACGGCATGAGCCAG ATCCTCCCCGGCCTCTACCTTGGGAACTTCATCG ATGCCAAAGACCTGGAGCAGCTTAGCCGGAACAAGATCACTCACATCGTTTCGATCCATGAATCTCCCCAGCCCTTGCTGCAG GACATTACCTACCTCCGCATCCCCCTGCCCGACACCCCCGAGGCCAACAT caAGAGGCACTTCAAGGAATGCATCAGCTTTATCCATCAGTGTCGTCTGCACGGAGGGAACTGCCTCGTCCACTG CCTCGCCGGCATCTCCCGCAGCACCACCGTGGTCGTCGCCTACATCATGGCTGTGACGGAGCTGAGCTtccaggaggtgctggaggctGTCCGAACCATCCGACCTGTCGCCAACCCCAACCCTGGCTTCAGGCAGCAGCTGGCTGAGTTTGGTGGCAGCGCAGCCCGCAAG gtCCGCAGGCACCTGAAGCAGAGGTATGGGGCATCCCCTTTCAACGACGAGGAAGAAATCAGgtccctgctgccagcagggagaggagggcCATCCAGGAGGGAGGGAGCTCTGCAAGGACTGGTCCCAAGAGCCAGAGACATCAGGAGCACGACTCCCTTCTTGCTGCGGGTGAAGAGGACgttctcctgcatcccagcttGCCTGAAGTGA
- the DUSP15 gene encoding dual specificity protein phosphatase 15 isoform X1: MTETRPQSVRSEDGGCTWWHWGQGHARPIPTAGHGKRHEPDAKDLEQLSRNKITHIVSIHESPQPLLQDITYLRIPLPDTPEANIKRHFKECISFIHQCRLHGGNCLVHCLAGISRSTTVVVAYIMAVTELSFQEVLEAVRTIRPVANPNPGFRQQLAEFGGSAARKVRRHLKQRYGASPFNDEEEIRSLLPAGRGGPSRREGALQGLVPRARDIRSTTPFLLRVKRTFSCIPACLK, from the exons ATGACAGAAACCCGACCGCAGAGCGTCCGGAGCGAGGACGGCGGCTGCACCTGGTGGCATTGGGGACAAGGACACGCACGCCCCATCCCCACCGCCGGCCATGGGAAACGGCATGAGCCAG ATGCCAAAGACCTGGAGCAGCTTAGCCGGAACAAGATCACTCACATCGTTTCGATCCATGAATCTCCCCAGCCCTTGCTGCAG GACATTACCTACCTCCGCATCCCCCTGCCCGACACCCCCGAGGCCAACAT caAGAGGCACTTCAAGGAATGCATCAGCTTTATCCATCAGTGTCGTCTGCACGGAGGGAACTGCCTCGTCCACTG CCTCGCCGGCATCTCCCGCAGCACCACCGTGGTCGTCGCCTACATCATGGCTGTGACGGAGCTGAGCTtccaggaggtgctggaggctGTCCGAACCATCCGACCTGTCGCCAACCCCAACCCTGGCTTCAGGCAGCAGCTGGCTGAGTTTGGTGGCAGCGCAGCCCGCAAG gtCCGCAGGCACCTGAAGCAGAGGTATGGGGCATCCCCTTTCAACGACGAGGAAGAAATCAGgtccctgctgccagcagggagaggagggcCATCCAGGAGGGAGGGAGCTCTGCAAGGACTGGTCCCAAGAGCCAGAGACATCAGGAGCACGACTCCCTTCTTGCTGCGGGTGAAGAGGACgttctcctgcatcccagcttGCCTGAAGTGA